From the genome of Vicia villosa cultivar HV-30 ecotype Madison, WI linkage group LG2, Vvil1.0, whole genome shotgun sequence, one region includes:
- the LOC131648168 gene encoding uncharacterized protein LOC131648168 isoform X3, with protein MMTWIDNIYQKFENMIQEVEDTMLEKFQDLENQMSIAGESVKKLYSTAMEDLLSPSTTSALVLPIGHYAGISEKSLQRVKKLSDFCNRIENASTEQNRGVVEVLVDSAEEKEENMSSFSSDIFEDATGFSMINAMQQDDDSKLDQTCVLILKDELQFAPKATVNRKTIEKKWLQPFSLIKKSARKKESEELALLHGKNEIGNDNCIESLCREDIFEPEWELL; from the exons ATGATGACTTGGATTGATAATATATACCAGAAGTTTGAGAATATGATCCAGGAGGTTGAAGATACAATGTTGGAG AAATTTCAAGACTTAGAGAATCAAATGAGCATTGCTGGAGAAAGTGTTAAGAAATTATATTCAACTGCCATGGAAGATTTGCTTTCTCCGTCTACAACCTCGGCTCTTGTATTGCCTATAGGTCACTATGCTGGTATCTCAGAGAAGTCGCTTCAACGTGTCAAGAAACTAAGCG ATTTTTGCAATAGAATTGAAAATGCAAGTACTGAACAAAACCGCGGTGTTGTCGAGGTTTTGGTTGATTCAGctgaagagaaagaggaaaataTGAGTTCTTTTTCAAGTGATATATTTGAAGATGCTACTG GGTTTTCTATGATCAACGCTATGCAACAAGATGACGATTCGAAGCTTGACCAAACTTGTGTCCTTATTTTAAAAGACGAACTTCAGTTTGCTCCCAAAGCAACGGTTAATCGGAAGACTATTGAG AAAAAATGGCTGCAACCCTTTTCATTGATTAAGAAATCTGCAAGGAAGAAAGAGTCCGAAGAACTTGCATTGTTGCATGGGAAAAATGAAATCGGAAATGATAATTGCATCGAGAGTTTATGTCGGGAGGATATCTTTGAACCCGAATGGGAACTTCTCTGA
- the LOC131648168 gene encoding uncharacterized protein LOC131648168 isoform X2, protein MSIAGESVKKLYSTAMEDLLSPSTTSALVLPIGHYAGISEKSLQRVKKLSGTNLDHCYYVKADNFKSGVKPQVESADVESNIGSNVNQLNEEMPTSETAIEPTVAKTDSAEVTDFASVSDFCNRIENASTEQNRGVVEVLVDSAEEKEENMSSFSSDIFEDATGFSMINAMQQDDDSKLDQTCVLILKDELQFAPKATVNRKTIEKKWLQPFSLIKKSARKKESEELALLHGKNEIGNDNCIESLCREDIFEPEWELL, encoded by the exons ATGAGCATTGCTGGAGAAAGTGTTAAGAAATTATATTCAACTGCCATGGAAGATTTGCTTTCTCCGTCTACAACCTCGGCTCTTGTATTGCCTATAGGTCACTATGCTGGTATCTCAGAGAAGTCGCTTCAACGTGTCAAGAAACTAAGCGGTACCAATCTTGATCATTGCTATTATGTCAAAGCGGATAATTTTAAATCAGGTGTAAAACCACAGGTTGAGAGCGCAGATGTTGAATCAAACATAGGTAGCAATGTAAATCAATTGAATGAGGAAATGCCTACATCTGAGACAGCTATTGAACCTACTGTTGCAAAGACAGATTCTGCTGAAGTAACTGACTTTGCTTCTGTATCAGATTTTTGCAATAGAATTGAAAATGCAAGTACTGAACAAAACCGCGGTGTTGTCGAGGTTTTGGTTGATTCAGctgaagagaaagaggaaaataTGAGTTCTTTTTCAAGTGATATATTTGAAGATGCTACTG GGTTTTCTATGATCAACGCTATGCAACAAGATGACGATTCGAAGCTTGACCAAACTTGTGTCCTTATTTTAAAAGACGAACTTCAGTTTGCTCCCAAAGCAACGGTTAATCGGAAGACTATTGAG AAAAAATGGCTGCAACCCTTTTCATTGATTAAGAAATCTGCAAGGAAGAAAGAGTCCGAAGAACTTGCATTGTTGCATGGGAAAAATGAAATCGGAAATGATAATTGCATCGAGAGTTTATGTCGGGAGGATATCTTTGAACCCGAATGGGAACTTCTCTGA
- the LOC131648168 gene encoding uncharacterized protein LOC131648168 isoform X1 has translation MMTWIDNIYQKFENMIQEVEDTMLEKFQDLENQMSIAGESVKKLYSTAMEDLLSPSTTSALVLPIGHYAGISEKSLQRVKKLSGTNLDHCYYVKADNFKSGVKPQVESADVESNIGSNVNQLNEEMPTSETAIEPTVAKTDSAEVTDFASVSDFCNRIENASTEQNRGVVEVLVDSAEEKEENMSSFSSDIFEDATGFSMINAMQQDDDSKLDQTCVLILKDELQFAPKATVNRKTIEKKWLQPFSLIKKSARKKESEELALLHGKNEIGNDNCIESLCREDIFEPEWELL, from the exons ATGATGACTTGGATTGATAATATATACCAGAAGTTTGAGAATATGATCCAGGAGGTTGAAGATACAATGTTGGAG AAATTTCAAGACTTAGAGAATCAAATGAGCATTGCTGGAGAAAGTGTTAAGAAATTATATTCAACTGCCATGGAAGATTTGCTTTCTCCGTCTACAACCTCGGCTCTTGTATTGCCTATAGGTCACTATGCTGGTATCTCAGAGAAGTCGCTTCAACGTGTCAAGAAACTAAGCGGTACCAATCTTGATCATTGCTATTATGTCAAAGCGGATAATTTTAAATCAGGTGTAAAACCACAGGTTGAGAGCGCAGATGTTGAATCAAACATAGGTAGCAATGTAAATCAATTGAATGAGGAAATGCCTACATCTGAGACAGCTATTGAACCTACTGTTGCAAAGACAGATTCTGCTGAAGTAACTGACTTTGCTTCTGTATCAGATTTTTGCAATAGAATTGAAAATGCAAGTACTGAACAAAACCGCGGTGTTGTCGAGGTTTTGGTTGATTCAGctgaagagaaagaggaaaataTGAGTTCTTTTTCAAGTGATATATTTGAAGATGCTACTG GGTTTTCTATGATCAACGCTATGCAACAAGATGACGATTCGAAGCTTGACCAAACTTGTGTCCTTATTTTAAAAGACGAACTTCAGTTTGCTCCCAAAGCAACGGTTAATCGGAAGACTATTGAG AAAAAATGGCTGCAACCCTTTTCATTGATTAAGAAATCTGCAAGGAAGAAAGAGTCCGAAGAACTTGCATTGTTGCATGGGAAAAATGAAATCGGAAATGATAATTGCATCGAGAGTTTATGTCGGGAGGATATCTTTGAACCCGAATGGGAACTTCTCTGA